Proteins from one Pseudomonas grandcourensis genomic window:
- a CDS encoding CpsD/CapB family tyrosine-protein kinase — translation MDGSTAKSLSIASPSESNLTSTVLDQDLRILFLTSANPGAGTTTSALALASQLAQMSSGLVLLVDASQSATNLTQQLGLTRERGFRDLLFNDQSPPLLQDCVVDVSSLPFHVLPFGRHSRGNEHLTAERLRPLLNQLGSQYRFVVIDGDAVYSASDTLVISTQVDGVVMVVRSEDTRWEVAQAAAQRLSQAGAKLVGSVFNRRKYYMPKWLYKNL, via the coding sequence ATGGACGGTTCAACTGCTAAAAGCCTCAGCATTGCCAGCCCGAGCGAGTCCAACCTGACATCGACCGTGCTCGACCAGGACCTGCGGATCCTTTTCCTCACCTCCGCCAACCCCGGCGCCGGCACCACCACCAGCGCCCTGGCGCTGGCCAGTCAACTGGCGCAGATGAGCAGCGGCCTGGTGCTGCTGGTGGACGCCAGCCAGTCGGCGACCAACCTCACGCAACAGTTGGGGCTGACCCGGGAACGGGGGTTTCGCGACCTGTTGTTCAATGACCAGAGCCCGCCCTTGTTGCAGGACTGTGTGGTGGACGTCTCCAGCCTGCCCTTTCACGTGCTGCCGTTCGGCCGCCATTCCCGTGGCAACGAACACCTGACAGCCGAACGCCTGCGTCCCTTGCTCAATCAACTCGGCAGCCAGTACCGGTTCGTGGTGATCGACGGCGATGCGGTGTATTCGGCTTCCGACACCCTGGTCATCAGCACCCAGGTCGATGGCGTGGTCATGGTCGTGCGTTCGGAAGACACCCGCTGGGAAGTGGCCCAGGCCGCGGCCCAGCGCCTGAGCCAAGCCGGCGCGAAACTGGTCGGCAGCGTGTTCAACCGACGCAAGTACTACATGCCCAAGTGGCTGTACAAAAACCTGTGA
- a CDS encoding Wzz/FepE/Etk N-terminal domain-containing protein, translated as MNPKENYLHEFFRIFFANKQLVKRVFLVFAVIAVVLPLMLKQSFDITAQVIVQSKKLSQGDATSTLNQENASFIPPSLADMETESNILRSPALIRQTIGQLREKGEYTPPVGVFSKLVMQPIKRFVTNPIREHVVNPVRSLLGLQTDPVRDTLLDTLTQEASDALKVETLPGSNVISIVYSFPDPAQGTQFVAALLQNYLVSRQEMQSIDLPQSFYETKKLQYQVRLDGLEANRLALLESIGSSDPKEEITFRLNAINTEEQALNLYQDRLLQSQRWLDYLKTNLATANSARFNDYTFPYTFTTTVDNVAFEDREIKQLGEQLTTLVGRYMSDLSIFQPGSEPMLLAREQITRTRGQFLKIVSNRIQERTSDLETISSVIGQKTARIAEFKNRIHQLQETQSKLRQMDTEIDALHAAFSTYAQRFAESGTARALDNDLSNARVLSPPFEPTEAAFPKPLLIIPFGLFTGLLLAIALVYVREFFDHRFKHPGQITHELGLPVLLVINDQSTQPNNPHKNWSVPALVHWVRN; from the coding sequence ATGAATCCAAAGGAAAACTACCTGCATGAGTTCTTCAGGATTTTCTTCGCCAACAAGCAGTTGGTGAAGCGAGTCTTCCTGGTCTTTGCAGTGATCGCCGTGGTCTTGCCGCTGATGCTCAAGCAGAGCTTCGATATCACCGCCCAGGTGATCGTGCAGTCCAAGAAACTTTCCCAGGGGGATGCCACCAGCACCCTCAATCAGGAAAACGCGTCCTTCATTCCGCCGTCGCTGGCGGACATGGAGACCGAGAGCAATATCCTGCGATCGCCGGCCTTGATCCGCCAGACCATCGGCCAGTTGCGTGAAAAGGGCGAGTACACACCGCCCGTGGGCGTCTTCAGCAAACTGGTGATGCAGCCGATCAAACGGTTTGTGACCAATCCGATTCGCGAACACGTGGTCAACCCGGTTCGCAGCCTGCTCGGGCTGCAAACCGATCCGGTGCGCGACACCCTGCTCGATACCCTCACCCAGGAAGCGTCCGACGCCCTTAAGGTCGAAACCTTGCCGGGCTCCAACGTGATCTCGATCGTCTACAGCTTCCCTGACCCGGCCCAAGGCACCCAATTCGTCGCCGCACTGCTGCAGAACTACCTGGTCAGCCGCCAGGAAATGCAATCGATCGACCTGCCGCAGAGCTTCTACGAAACAAAAAAGTTGCAATATCAGGTGCGTCTCGACGGCCTGGAAGCTAATCGTCTGGCCTTGCTCGAAAGCATCGGTTCGTCCGACCCCAAGGAAGAAATCACCTTCCGCCTCAACGCGATCAACACCGAGGAGCAAGCGCTCAACCTCTACCAGGACCGCCTGCTGCAAAGCCAGCGCTGGCTCGACTACCTGAAAACCAACCTGGCCACCGCCAACAGCGCCCGGTTCAACGACTACACCTTCCCCTACACCTTCACCACCACGGTCGACAACGTCGCTTTCGAAGACCGCGAGATCAAGCAACTGGGTGAGCAACTGACGACCCTGGTCGGCCGCTACATGAGCGACCTGTCGATCTTTCAACCCGGCAGTGAGCCGATGCTGCTGGCACGTGAGCAAATCACCCGGACCCGTGGGCAATTCCTGAAAATTGTCAGCAACCGGATCCAGGAGCGCACCAGCGACCTGGAAACGATCAGCTCGGTCATCGGCCAGAAAACCGCGCGCATTGCCGAGTTCAAGAACCGCATCCATCAGTTGCAGGAAACCCAGAGCAAGCTGCGCCAGATGGACACCGAGATCGACGCGCTGCACGCGGCGTTCTCCACTTACGCCCAGCGCTTCGCCGAAAGCGGCACGGCGCGCGCGCTGGACAACGACCTGTCCAACGCACGGGTGCTCAGCCCACCGTTCGAGCCGACCGAAGCGGCGTTCCCCAAGCCGTTGCTGATCATTCCGTTCGGCCTGTTCACCGGCTTGCTGCTGGCGATTGCCCTGGTCTACGTGCGTGAGTTCTTCGACCACCGCTTCAAGCACCCAGGGCAAATCACCCATGAACTGGGCTTGCCGGTGCTGCTGGTGATCAACGACCAAAGCACCCAGCCGAACAATCCGCACAAGAACTGGAGCGTTCCGGCCCTCGTGCATTGGGTGCGCAATTGA
- a CDS encoding glycosyltransferase family 4 protein: MNAPLGTTRDLPIIHLLSSGGFYGAERMLLDHCLATPGQHLVLFLDAPPELIARFRQAGVDCLGCAGLGALLGHLRQRRDLRPLINTHNFKGLLFGWVGATLLRLPLVITQHGFTPRSRKQKFYTWLSLQLCRTASVNRVVCVAESIAALHRQANVRTDKLQVIPNGLPAANDLLPHSGAHQRWLAGYVGRLSSEKGPDLFLDALIPLCRQYPQLDAVMLGDGPERECLQARIDEAGLQSRITLPGYQTDMVAWWRQLDALVISSRTEGTPMILLEAMQAGVPVVAFGVGGIPDVLQDRHNGLLAAPTDSAALARQIGALLGDPDMAGELIDNAKRTQRDRYDLKALAERWSQLYIRTAREARA, encoded by the coding sequence TTGAACGCGCCGCTCGGCACCACCCGTGACCTGCCGATCATTCATTTGCTCAGCAGCGGCGGCTTCTATGGGGCCGAGCGGATGCTGCTGGATCATTGCCTGGCGACGCCGGGGCAGCACCTGGTGCTGTTTCTCGATGCGCCGCCAGAACTGATCGCGCGTTTTCGCCAGGCCGGCGTGGATTGCCTCGGTTGTGCAGGCCTGGGCGCATTGCTGGGGCACTTGCGCCAGCGACGGGACCTGCGGCCATTGATCAATACGCACAACTTCAAGGGCCTGCTGTTCGGCTGGGTCGGCGCCACGCTGCTGCGCCTGCCACTGGTGATCACCCAACACGGCTTCACCCCGCGCAGTCGCAAGCAGAAGTTCTACACCTGGCTGAGCCTGCAACTGTGCCGCACGGCCTCGGTGAACCGGGTGGTGTGTGTCGCCGAAAGCATTGCCGCGCTGCACCGCCAGGCCAATGTACGCACGGACAAACTGCAGGTGATCCCCAACGGTTTGCCGGCGGCCAACGACCTGCTGCCGCACAGCGGCGCACATCAACGCTGGCTGGCCGGCTACGTCGGACGCTTGAGCAGTGAAAAAGGCCCTGACCTGTTTCTCGATGCCCTGATCCCCTTGTGTCGGCAGTACCCGCAACTGGATGCGGTGATGCTCGGCGACGGGCCGGAGCGCGAATGCCTGCAGGCACGGATCGACGAGGCCGGTTTGCAGTCGCGGATCACACTGCCGGGCTACCAGACCGACATGGTTGCCTGGTGGCGGCAACTCGATGCCTTGGTGATCAGCTCGCGCACCGAAGGCACGCCGATGATTCTGCTCGAAGCGATGCAGGCCGGGGTGCCGGTGGTGGCCTTCGGCGTCGGCGGGATTCCCGATGTCTTGCAGGACCGCCACAACGGCCTGCTCGCCGCGCCCACCGACAGCGCCGCCCTCGCCCGCCAGATCGGCGCGCTGCTGGGTGACCCGGACATGGCCGGCGAGTTGATCGACAACGCAAAACGTACGCAACGGGATCGCTACGACCTCAAGGCCCTGGCCGAACGCTGGTCGCAGCTTTATATCCGCACTGCACGGGAGGCACGCGCGTGA
- a CDS encoding O-antigen ligase family protein yields the protein MIFPLSIVSLLGLVCLGLLASPYPYLAPGAVLGLVGVAVLYRKPAWGLLGIVAILPFEGLFKDNALSGSKFLGASLALILMLQLAIHQIPPDRLRSNIWRLLVGFMLLYLLSLLNTDDMGISLGHLRELSVGLILFVITLLVGRELNLDMFARLVAISVAVTCAMAMFSVKYQDEGRASGLLKDPNVFALLIAFAVPMALLLVVRSHNLLHRLFWGACTLLLLGGMTKTESRSGLVVLFLSLLIGAWHYRAQLPRIRPRHLGFAMLGLAIVIPLGLYAMPAGYVERIQSLSILSSGAKSQDASLGRRASYIVVGSAMIAENPLLGTGPGTFPLHYATTGYAKVFSITGKTEDLYRRAHNTYLEIFSELGIPAGLMFVGMLALGLYNLMRARRAWLLRGDFAQADVMTHLGMSFLSLTLFLMFLSAPNHKYLWIMLALTCVLRMKAEEASPKEAKA from the coding sequence GTGATCTTTCCGCTCTCGATCGTCAGTTTGCTCGGCCTGGTCTGCCTCGGTTTGCTGGCCAGCCCCTATCCGTATCTGGCGCCGGGCGCGGTGCTGGGCCTGGTGGGTGTCGCGGTGCTGTACCGCAAGCCCGCCTGGGGCCTGCTGGGCATTGTCGCCATCCTGCCGTTCGAGGGTCTGTTCAAGGACAACGCGCTGTCGGGCTCCAAGTTCCTCGGGGCCTCGCTGGCGCTGATCCTGATGCTGCAACTGGCGATCCACCAGATACCGCCCGACCGCCTGCGCAGCAATATCTGGCGTTTGCTGGTCGGGTTCATGTTGCTGTACCTGCTGAGCCTGTTGAACACCGACGACATGGGCATCTCCCTGGGCCACCTGCGCGAATTGAGCGTCGGCCTGATTCTGTTTGTCATCACCCTGCTGGTGGGGCGTGAGTTGAACCTCGACATGTTCGCCCGGCTGGTTGCCATCAGTGTGGCGGTGACCTGCGCCATGGCCATGTTCTCCGTCAAATACCAGGACGAGGGACGCGCCTCCGGCTTGCTCAAGGACCCGAACGTCTTTGCCCTGCTGATCGCCTTCGCCGTCCCCATGGCGTTGTTGCTGGTGGTGCGCAGCCATAACCTGTTGCACCGGTTGTTCTGGGGGGCCTGCACCCTCCTGTTGCTGGGCGGCATGACCAAGACCGAATCCCGTTCAGGGTTGGTGGTGCTGTTCCTCAGCCTGTTGATCGGCGCATGGCATTACCGTGCGCAGTTGCCACGCATTCGTCCGCGCCACTTGGGCTTTGCCATGCTCGGCCTGGCGATTGTGATTCCGCTGGGGCTCTATGCGATGCCGGCCGGTTACGTGGAGCGCATCCAGTCGCTGAGCATCCTGAGTTCCGGGGCCAAGAGCCAGGACGCGTCCCTGGGCCGTCGCGCCTCCTACATTGTGGTCGGCAGCGCCATGATCGCCGAGAACCCCTTGCTCGGCACCGGCCCCGGCACGTTCCCGCTGCACTACGCCACCACCGGTTATGCCAAGGTCTTTTCCATCACCGGCAAGACCGAGGACCTGTACCGTCGCGCCCACAACACCTACCTGGAGATCTTCAGTGAGCTGGGGATTCCCGCCGGCCTGATGTTCGTCGGCATGCTGGCCCTGGGGTTGTACAACCTGATGCGCGCCCGCCGCGCCTGGCTGTTGCGAGGGGACTTCGCACAGGCCGATGTGATGACCCACCTGGGCATGAGTTTTCTGTCGTTGACGCTGTTCCTGATGTTCCTCAGCGCGCCGAACCACAAGTACCTGTGGATCATGCTCGCGCTGACCTGCGTGCTGCGCATGAAAGCCGAAGAAGCCTCGCCAAAGGAGGCCAAGGCATGA
- a CDS encoding polysaccharide biosynthesis/export family protein gives MNAKMLVLLLLPLAGCSSTSDQSQSMPVQILTAPPANAQATDVPKVEQTLRPQDVLDVIFHISTSGSDAYRVQSGDMIALNFTAASQLNGNQLVLPDGTIELPGANTSVKIEGLTRDEARAAIQRAYDRKQLFQPNRNQLSVNLVSPLTNEQNLKSTLNHPGTGMSREITVGTDGYASFPEIGAVPLQGMTVNQLEAYLNTRYATLPGRMTVDVLLKSTAGNEIYVLGEVGQPGSYPIRRPVSVLEALTMARGSNIKARLDSVMIMRRNGNQVVAHRYDVEKALSGNASQIAYLQADDMLYVPKTKLASAGELARQLADVVLFQGVGFSFSYRVDNKNDNSSSN, from the coding sequence ATGAACGCCAAGATGCTTGTCCTGCTGTTGCTGCCCCTCGCAGGTTGCTCCAGCACTTCCGACCAGTCCCAAAGCATGCCGGTGCAAATCCTCACGGCTCCACCGGCCAACGCCCAGGCCACCGACGTGCCCAAGGTCGAACAGACTCTGCGCCCACAGGATGTGCTGGACGTGATCTTCCACATCAGCACCAGCGGTTCGGACGCCTATCGCGTGCAGTCCGGAGACATGATCGCGCTGAACTTCACCGCCGCCAGCCAACTCAACGGCAACCAGTTGGTGCTGCCCGATGGCACCATCGAACTGCCAGGGGCCAACACCTCGGTGAAAATCGAGGGGCTGACCCGCGATGAAGCTCGTGCGGCGATTCAGCGCGCCTACGACCGCAAACAGCTGTTCCAGCCCAACCGCAATCAGCTGTCGGTGAACCTGGTGAGCCCGCTGACCAATGAACAGAACCTCAAGTCCACGCTCAATCACCCCGGCACCGGCATGAGCCGGGAAATCACCGTGGGCACCGATGGCTACGCCAGTTTCCCGGAAATCGGCGCCGTGCCGCTGCAAGGCATGACCGTCAACCAACTGGAGGCCTACCTCAATACACGCTACGCCACCTTGCCGGGGCGCATGACCGTGGACGTGTTGCTCAAGTCCACCGCCGGCAACGAAATCTATGTACTGGGTGAAGTCGGCCAGCCGGGCTCCTACCCGATCCGCCGTCCGGTGTCGGTGCTCGAAGCCCTGACCATGGCCCGCGGTTCCAACATCAAGGCTCGCCTGGACTCGGTGATGATCATGCGGCGTAACGGCAACCAGGTGGTCGCGCATCGTTACGACGTGGAAAAAGCCTTGTCCGGCAACGCTTCCCAGATCGCCTACCTGCAAGCGGACGACATGCTGTACGTGCCCAAGACCAAGCTGGCCAGCGCCGGTGAGCTCGCACGGCAACTGGCGGACGTCGTGTTGTTCCAGGGCGTGGGCTTCAGCTTCAGCTACCGCGTCGACAACAAAAACGACAACAGCAGCAGCAACTAA